The proteins below are encoded in one region of Gemmatimonadaceae bacterium:
- a CDS encoding nitrous oxide reductase family maturation protein NosD, producing MRPLPAMTRAVLFVACVAAPPHALGQASRTLVVAPGTALATLGEAVARASAGDRIVVRAGTYREPLVMVDKPLLIEGAGDAILDGESAHAILTVAADDVTIRHLHFRDVGVSYTSDLAAVRVLAVRNCRIEDNLIERAFFGIYLAKSVGCRVIHNDIRGAARDETSFGNGIHLWAASGALIADNHVSDQRDGIYFEFVTHTVVRGNTSEHNLRYGLHFMYSDDCQYLGNTFRYNHAGVAVMYTHRVLMAGNRFESNWGDAAYGLLLKEIDDSRVEDNEFAHNTVGLSADGANRLVASHNTFRSNGWAVRLLSSTDDARFERNNFFDNTFDVGMRGGETTTRFAGNYWDDYRGYDLDRNGVGDAPFHPVRLFSLIVAQNPPTLVLLRSSFVMLLDGVERAVPSLTPSSVVDDTPALTPIP from the coding sequence CCCTGGTGGTGGCGCCGGGCACCGCGCTGGCGACGTTAGGCGAAGCCGTGGCCCGCGCGTCCGCCGGCGACCGGATCGTCGTGCGCGCCGGCACGTACCGCGAGCCGCTGGTCATGGTCGACAAGCCGCTCCTGATCGAAGGAGCCGGCGATGCCATCCTCGATGGCGAGTCCGCGCACGCGATTCTCACGGTTGCCGCCGATGATGTCACCATTCGGCACCTGCACTTCCGCGACGTGGGCGTGAGCTACACCAGCGACCTCGCCGCCGTGCGCGTCCTCGCCGTCCGCAACTGCCGCATCGAGGACAATCTCATCGAGCGCGCGTTCTTCGGGATCTACCTCGCGAAGTCGGTCGGCTGTCGCGTGATCCACAACGACATCCGCGGCGCCGCGCGCGATGAAACGAGCTTCGGCAACGGCATTCATTTGTGGGCCGCGAGCGGCGCGCTCATCGCCGACAATCACGTGAGCGACCAGCGAGATGGCATCTACTTCGAGTTCGTCACCCACACCGTCGTGCGCGGGAACACGAGCGAGCACAATCTGCGCTACGGCCTGCACTTCATGTATTCCGACGACTGCCAGTATCTCGGCAACACCTTCCGATACAATCACGCCGGCGTCGCGGTGATGTACACGCATCGCGTGCTCATGGCCGGCAATCGCTTCGAGTCGAACTGGGGCGATGCGGCGTACGGGCTGCTCCTCAAGGAAATCGACGACAGCCGCGTGGAAGACAACGAGTTCGCGCACAACACCGTCGGGTTGTCGGCAGACGGCGCCAACCGTCTGGTCGCGTCGCACAACACGTTCCGGTCCAACGGATGGGCCGTGCGCCTCCTCTCGAGCACGGACGATGCGCGCTTCGAGCGCAACAATTTCTTCGACAACACCTTCGATGTCGGGATGCGCGGCGGCGAAACCACGACGCGTTTTGCCGGCAACTACTGGGACGACTATCGGGGCTACGACCTGGATCGCAACGGCGTGGGCGACGCGCCGTTCCACCCCGTGCGCTTGTTCTCACTCATCGTCGCGCAGAACCCGCCCACGCTGGTGCTGCTGCGCAGCTCCTTCGTCATGCTGCTCGATGGCGTCGAACGGGCGGTGCCTTCTCTGACGCCGTCGTCTGTGGTCGACGACACGCCGGCGCTCACCCCCATCCCCTAA